Proteins encoded within one genomic window of Lysinibacillus sphaericus:
- a CDS encoding InlB B-repeat-containing protein, whose translation MRKTRPQVIPILSICLLILYTFIGSIPVLAAMNHQTVQQSSLLAASNIIYVNTNVAGGKKDGTSWENAFLDLQSALSKAKTGDQIWIAQGTYTPTRLDDVRDARTAHFKMKNGVAIYGGFKGDSDEETVENRDFTHNKTILSGALPSGEAAYHVFYHPNNYDLKLNATAILDGVTISAGHADGYLTSHKHGGGMYNSGNNPTLRNVIFYGNKANYFGGGMYNLQSSPTLMNVEFTDNEANSGGGIFNWNESAPKITNVVFNKNKATRSGGGIQNNSCDIIIEHAKFTNNEAAHGGGIANYGNSASTLTDVTFSQNIASQQGGGIYNNGPGNKSILTNVMFEQNKAAYFGGGIVNDRESSPKFTDVIFRNNESDSGGAMFNANRSAPELNNVEFHGNIAISRGGGIYNRLQSNPLITNVIFNGNKSELGGGLLNESGNPSLINALFISNNANKGSALYNIFADFSLINATIYSNSPAAIYGGAANSKIINSIIIGNGHTAALTDYQGQTTNSLLDVPVEKGYKGQLFDATSNPTGPATYVPDDVFVSPTSGNLHLKVGGPAIDAGNSDAHSIATDLAGKRRIQGAAIDLGVYETTPYYTVTYNANGATSGTVPQDSTQYEENKIVTVQGNSGNLVKDGYLFAGWNTQADGQGEPYFADETFQIGTTDVILYAQWIKNHYTVTYDANGATSGQVPQDSALYEENEVVTVQGNSGNLVRDGYLFAGWNTQADGQGAAYNANATFQIGTADVILYAQWTKPNTSTYTVTYDANGATSGTVPQDSTQYEENKTVTVQGNSGQLVRTGYMFAGWNTQADGQGTAYNANETFPIGTADVILYAHWTKPNTPTYIVTYHANGATSGTVPQDSALYEENETVTVQGNSGNLVREGYLFAGWNTQADGQGTAYNANATFQIGTADVILYAQWTKPNTPTYTVTYHANGATSGTVPQDSTQYEENKTVTVQGNSGQLVRTGYTFAGWNTQADGQGEPYFADETFQIGTTDVILYAQWIKNHYTVTYDANGATSGTVPQDSALYEENEMVTVQGNSGNLVRDGYLFAGWNTQADGQGKLYFADETFQMGTEDVILYAQWTKPNTPTYTVTYDANGAISGTVPQDSALYEENDVVTVQGNSGNLVRDGYLFAGWNTQVDGQGTMYQANDVFPIGTADVILYAQWTKTNTPAYTVTYDANGATSGTVPQDSTQYEENKTVTVQGNSGQLVRTGYTFTGWNTQADGKGISYAENATFQMGKADVTLYAQWASNPSTPNEGNVTGPSTSEGNNSANPSRSIQISLETNGGLSLKDIEIAYNTTVSDLPIPTREGYRFAGWYQDKELTKPWDKRMLVKESLTLYAKWTALPEEEAINSQPPKTPQPLPPIVTFQDIENHWAQEIIEALATQGVITGYKDGTFRPNETISRQHVAVLLTRAFTFEASRPSIAFSDVAPHHPYYHEITILQQAGIIDGIDGAFHPADHLTRAQLAKILANTLQLQPQTTSSFTDVDSSHWSAGYIGALERAGIALGDNGKFRPEASVTRAQLAAFLYRAMQQ comes from the coding sequence ATGAGAAAGACTAGGCCACAGGTAATACCCATTCTTTCTATATGTTTATTAATCTTATATACCTTCATTGGTAGTATACCTGTGCTTGCAGCAATGAATCATCAGACAGTCCAGCAAAGCTCGTTATTAGCGGCGAGCAACATTATTTATGTGAATACAAATGTTGCTGGTGGTAAAAAAGATGGTACAAGTTGGGAGAATGCTTTTCTAGATTTACAGAGCGCATTATCAAAGGCAAAGACTGGTGACCAAATTTGGATTGCACAAGGAACATATACACCGACACGACTAGATGATGTGAGGGACGCTCGTACTGCCCATTTCAAAATGAAAAATGGTGTAGCTATTTACGGTGGCTTTAAAGGAGATAGTGATGAGGAGACAGTCGAGAATCGAGATTTCACGCACAATAAAACGATATTAAGTGGTGCACTTCCAAGTGGAGAAGCGGCATATCATGTTTTTTATCATCCAAATAATTATGATTTAAAATTAAATGCAACTGCAATCCTTGATGGCGTCACGATCTCAGCAGGACATGCGGATGGTTATCTCACTTCTCATAAGCATGGGGGAGGTATGTACAATTCAGGAAATAACCCAACTTTGAGGAATGTTATTTTTTATGGCAATAAGGCAAACTATTTTGGTGGTGGGATGTACAATTTGCAAAGTTCACCAACCTTAATGAATGTTGAGTTTACTGACAATGAAGCGAACTCAGGAGGAGGTATATTCAATTGGAATGAGAGTGCTCCTAAAATAACAAATGTGGTCTTTAATAAAAATAAAGCAACACGTAGCGGTGGGGGCATTCAAAATAATTCATGTGACATTATAATAGAGCACGCAAAATTTACGAACAATGAAGCGGCTCACGGAGGAGGTATAGCAAATTACGGTAATAGTGCCTCAACCTTAACAGATGTGACATTTAGCCAAAATATAGCATCGCAACAAGGAGGTGGGATATACAATAATGGACCTGGTAATAAGTCAATCTTAACAAATGTCATGTTTGAGCAAAATAAAGCAGCGTATTTTGGAGGGGGAATAGTTAATGATAGAGAGAGTAGCCCAAAATTCACAGATGTAATATTTAGGAACAATGAATCGGATAGTGGAGGAGCTATGTTTAATGCTAACAGAAGTGCTCCGGAATTAAATAACGTCGAATTTCATGGGAATATAGCAATAAGTAGGGGTGGTGGAATATACAATCGATTGCAAAGTAATCCACTTATCACAAATGTAATTTTTAATGGAAATAAAAGCGAGTTAGGTGGTGGATTACTTAATGAGTCTGGCAATCCATCATTAATTAATGCCCTATTTATTTCAAATAATGCGAATAAGGGTAGTGCTCTTTATAATATTTTTGCGGATTTTAGCTTGATAAATGCGACCATCTATTCAAATAGTCCAGCAGCTATTTACGGAGGTGCTGCAAATAGCAAAATTATTAATAGTATTATTATTGGAAATGGTCATACAGCAGCACTGACTGATTATCAGGGGCAGACAACAAATAGTTTGCTCGATGTGCCGGTAGAAAAAGGATACAAAGGTCAATTGTTTGATGCAACTTCAAATCCTACCGGTCCTGCAACTTATGTGCCTGATGATGTATTCGTCTCCCCAACTAGCGGAAATCTGCATTTAAAAGTTGGCGGACCAGCAATTGATGCAGGGAATTCAGATGCACATAGTATTGCCACAGATTTAGCAGGGAAAAGACGAATTCAAGGCGCAGCCATTGATTTAGGTGTATACGAAACGACACCGTACTATACAGTAACCTATAATGCAAACGGCGCAACAAGTGGTACTGTACCACAGGACAGTACCCAGTATGAAGAAAATAAAATAGTAACAGTCCAAGGGAATAGCGGTAATCTAGTAAAGGATGGCTATCTATTTGCGGGATGGAATACACAAGCGGATGGACAAGGAGAGCCGTATTTTGCGGATGAAACTTTTCAAATCGGTACAACGGATGTGATTCTATACGCACAATGGATAAAGAATCATTATACGGTAACCTATGACGCAAATGGCGCAACGAGTGGTCAAGTACCACAGGATAGTGCGTTATACGAAGAAAATGAAGTGGTAACAGTCCAAGGAAATAGTGGCAATCTAGTAAGAGATGGCTATCTATTTGCAGGTTGGAATACACAAGCGGATGGACAAGGCGCGGCGTATAATGCAAATGCAACTTTCCAAATAGGTACAGCGGATGTAATTCTTTATGCACAATGGACGAAACCTAATACGTCAACGTATACCGTAACCTATGATGCAAATGGCGCAACAAGTGGTACTGTACCACAGGATAGTACACAGTATGAAGAAAATAAAACGGTAACAGTCCAAGGAAATAGTGGACAATTAGTAAGGACAGGCTATATGTTTGCAGGTTGGAATACACAAGCAGATGGACAAGGCACGGCGTATAATGCAAATGAAACTTTCCCAATCGGTACAGCAGATGTGATTCTTTATGCACACTGGACGAAACCTAATACGCCAACGTATATCGTAACCTATCATGCAAATGGCGCAACAAGTGGTACTGTACCACAGGATAGTGCGCTATACGAAGAAAATGAAACGGTAACAGTTCAAGGAAATAGCGGTAATCTAGTAAGAGAGGGCTATCTATTTGCAGGCTGGAATACACAAGCAGATGGACAAGGCACGGCGTATAATGCAAATGCAACTTTCCAAATAGGTACAGCGGATGTAATTCTTTATGCACAATGGACGAAACCTAATACGCCAACGTATACCGTAACCTATCATGCAAATGGCGCAACAAGTGGTACTGTACCACAGGATAGTACACAGTATGAAGAAAACAAAACGGTAACAGTTCAAGGAAATAGTGGACAATTAGTAAGAACAGGCTATACGTTTGCAGGTTGGAATACACAAGCGGATGGACAAGGAGAGCCGTATTTTGCGGATGAAACTTTTCAAATCGGTACAACGGATGTGATTCTATACGCACAATGGATAAAGAATCATTATACGGTAACCTATGACGCAAATGGCGCAACAAGTGGTACTGTACCACAGGATAGTGCGCTATACGAAGAAAATGAAATGGTAACAGTTCAAGGAAATAGTGGCAATCTAGTAAGAGATGGCTATCTATTTGCAGGTTGGAATACGCAAGCAGATGGACAAGGAAAGCTGTATTTTGCCGATGAAACTTTCCAAATGGGTACAGAGGATGTAATTCTTTATGCACAATGGACGAAACCTAATACGCCAACGTATACCGTAACCTATGATGCAAATGGCGCAATAAGTGGTACTGTACCACAGGATAGTGCGTTATACGAAGAAAATGATGTGGTAACAGTCCAAGGAAATAGCGGCAATCTAGTAAGAGATGGCTATCTATTTGCAGGTTGGAATACACAAGTGGATGGACAAGGCACGATGTATCAGGCAAATGACGTTTTCCCAATCGGTACAGCGGATGTCATCCTCTATGCACAGTGGACGAAAACTAATACGCCAGCGTATACCGTAACCTATGATGCAAATGGCGCAACAAGTGGTACTGTACCACAGGATAGTACACAGTATGAAGAAAACAAAACGGTAACAGTTCAAGGAAATAGTGGACAATTAGTAAGGACAGGCTATACATTTACAGGCTGGAATACACAAGCGGATGGAAAAGGAATATCCTATGCTGAAAATGCAACCTTCCAAATGGGAAAAGCAGATGTCACATTGTATGCACAGTGGGCATCGAACCCTTCTACACCAAATGAAGGTAATGTTACGGGTCCATCCACATCGGAAGGCAATAATTCCGCTAATCCATCAAGATCCATTCAAATATCCCTCGAGACAAATGGAGGGTTATCTTTAAAGGACATAGAGATTGCCTATAATACAACAGTTAGCGACTTACCTATACCGACAAGAGAAGGTTACCGTTTTGCTGGTTGGTATCAAGACAAGGAATTAACGAAACCGTGGGATAAACGGATGCTGGTGAAAGAAAGTTTAACGCTCTATGCAAAATGGACAGCCTTACCAGAGGAAGAAGCGATAAATTCACAGCCACCTAAAACACCACAGCCATTGCCGCCAATCGTGACTTTCCAAGATATTGAAAACCATTGGGCACAGGAAATAATTGAGGCATTGGCGACGCAAGGGGTCATTACAGGCTATAAGGATGGTACTTTCCGTCCAAATGAGACGATAAGCCGCCAGCACGTAGCGGTCCTCTTGACACGTGCATTTACATTTGAGGCGAGTCGTCCATCAATAGCTTTCTCAGATGTAGCACCACATCATCCGTATTATCATGAGATTACGATCTTACAGCAGGCGGGTATTATAGACGGGATTGATGGAGCCTTTCATCCAGCCGACCATCTTACACGCGCCCAATTGGCGAAAATATTAGCGAATACATTACAGCTCCAACCACAAACTACAAGTTCATTTACGGATGTAGATAGCAGTCATTGGAGTGCGGGGTATATCGGGGCACTAGAACGGGCAGGGATAGCATTAGGTGATAATGGTAAGTTCCGACCTGAAGCTTCTGTGACAAGAGCACAATTAGCAGCTTTTTTATATCGAGCAATGCAGCAATAA
- a CDS encoding TetR/AcrR family transcriptional regulator, with the protein MGERGRPKGASGEESRALLLEIAANEFAQHGYHDTKVSSIVKAASLSQPTFYLYFKNKDAIFEELENLFRLRMIDFAKKSRLQPALEQATVKERIIYNVKELLVFFSKNPNLTRIGFYLSTKADEIKAQMVKQIKDNLDFEVDAGYFRKDLDTQTVAECLIGIIERLTFIQLLPQKKQPQEIATDIVDLLIEGMLNREK; encoded by the coding sequence ATGGGAGAAAGAGGAAGACCTAAAGGCGCTAGTGGTGAAGAAAGTCGGGCACTACTTCTTGAAATCGCAGCAAATGAATTTGCACAACATGGATATCATGATACAAAAGTGAGTTCGATTGTTAAAGCTGCTTCATTAAGTCAACCCACTTTTTATTTGTATTTTAAAAATAAGGATGCTATTTTCGAAGAATTAGAAAATTTATTTCGCTTACGCATGATTGATTTTGCCAAAAAAAGCCGCTTACAGCCTGCATTGGAGCAAGCAACAGTAAAAGAGCGTATTATATATAACGTAAAAGAATTACTGGTGTTTTTTTCTAAAAACCCTAATTTAACACGTATTGGGTTTTATTTATCAACAAAGGCAGATGAAATAAAAGCACAAATGGTCAAGCAAATAAAAGACAATCTGGATTTTGAAGTAGATGCAGGTTACTTTCGGAAAGATTTAGATACGCAAACAGTGGCAGAATGCTTAATAGGCATAATTGAACGATTAACATTCATTCAATTACTACCACAGAAAAAACAACCACAAGAAATCGCAACGGATATTGTCGATTTACTGATAGAAGGAATGCTAAATAGAGAAAAATAG
- a CDS encoding MBL fold metallo-hydrolase, giving the protein MQVSKGVEVLELEFNGTMIYPTLLWDQDMAVLIDTGFPGQMEDLRVAIDKIGVAFDNIQVVILTHQDIDHIGNLPDILQNDGSNMKVYAHELDKPYIQGDFPLLKDGHIANPPKGRVDETLHDGQELPYCGGILVIHTPGHTPGHISLYLRQSKTLVAGDSMYSVNGVLQGVHLPTTLNIEAARQSLKKYINLDIESVVCYHGGLSLANSNEQILKFQ; this is encoded by the coding sequence ATGCAAGTTTCTAAAGGAGTAGAGGTTTTGGAGCTTGAATTTAATGGGACCATGATCTATCCCACGCTTTTATGGGATCAAGACATGGCCGTTTTAATAGACACTGGATTTCCTGGACAAATGGAAGATTTGCGCGTAGCAATAGATAAGATAGGCGTGGCTTTTGACAATATACAAGTTGTGATTTTGACACATCAGGATATAGATCATATAGGGAACCTACCTGACATATTACAAAACGATGGAAGTAATATGAAAGTATACGCGCATGAGCTAGATAAACCTTATATTCAAGGGGATTTTCCACTTCTGAAAGATGGGCATATAGCGAATCCACCGAAGGGAAGAGTAGATGAGACGTTACATGACGGTCAAGAGCTGCCATATTGTGGGGGAATTCTCGTAATCCATACGCCAGGACATACCCCAGGTCACATTAGTCTATATTTGAGGCAAAGTAAAACACTTGTTGCAGGGGATTCGATGTATAGTGTAAACGGTGTACTGCAGGGAGTTCATCTTCCAACTACTTTAAATATAGAGGCTGCTCGCCAATCATTAAAGAAATATATAAATCTAGACATAGAATCCGTAGTTTGTTACCACGGCGGATTAAGTCTGGCAAATAGTAATGAGCAGATTTTAAAATTTCAATAG
- a CDS encoding DMT family transporter, which yields MVMINYIFMCLIFGTTFLAIKIGVDAGVPPFLSAGLRFFIAGLLLFSFMVWREKTTIRLLWRKEMFFTGVCLTFGTFAALYWAEQYVTSGIAAVLSATGPMMIIIIQTLVLKQQGNRQSLIGCVVGVIGVTLLIIPSFSIEISTFWMVGCLAIIVGELFYAIGTIYTKHVIQKFETTSPIALNAVQMMYGGMLLIILSFFTENIQFNNLLNLASMGSLLYLIIVGSMIGHSIYYWLVSRTNPIFPSTWLYISPLIAVVLGVIFYQEYLSWLTGIGTLTIIVGTVLVNYETLKKLLWQKGTLQHVIKQKIF from the coding sequence ATGGTGATGATTAATTATATTTTTATGTGTTTGATTTTTGGTACGACTTTTTTAGCGATTAAAATTGGTGTTGATGCAGGGGTACCTCCGTTTTTATCAGCTGGGCTTCGTTTTTTCATTGCTGGTTTGCTGCTATTTAGTTTTATGGTTTGGAGAGAAAAAACGACAATCCGGTTATTATGGCGGAAAGAGATGTTTTTTACAGGGGTATGTTTGACTTTTGGAACGTTTGCCGCATTATACTGGGCAGAACAGTATGTGACATCAGGAATTGCAGCTGTTTTATCTGCTACGGGTCCGATGATGATTATCATTATTCAAACATTGGTATTGAAACAACAAGGAAATCGTCAATCATTGATCGGTTGTGTTGTCGGAGTTATTGGTGTCACACTGTTGATTATACCTAGTTTTTCAATTGAAATAAGTACCTTCTGGATGGTTGGTTGTCTCGCCATCATAGTAGGTGAGCTATTTTATGCAATAGGAACAATTTATACGAAACATGTTATCCAAAAATTTGAAACGACATCACCAATTGCCTTAAATGCAGTGCAAATGATGTACGGCGGGATGCTATTAATTATTTTATCGTTTTTTACCGAGAACATTCAGTTTAACAATCTGTTAAATCTCGCTTCAATGGGCTCCCTTCTTTATTTAATTATTGTAGGCTCAATGATTGGGCATAGCATTTATTATTGGCTTGTTTCACGGACAAATCCAATTTTTCCTTCTACATGGCTGTATATTTCTCCCTTAATCGCTGTAGTATTAGGTGTTATTTTTTATCAAGAATATCTATCTTGGTTAACTGGCATAGGTACTTTGACGATTATTGTTGGAACGGTTCTAGTCAATTACGAAACATTGAAGAAGTTACTCTGGCAGAAAGGGACTTTGCAGCATGTTATTAAGCAAAAGATTTTCTAA